The nucleotide sequence ATCCGAAGCTCCGACACCGGTGCTGACGGAACCATAATTCCGGAAAATTCTCCAACTAATTCCTAAAAATCGCGAGTGATTCGTTTTTCTCCAGACAAGTAGCTCTGGAGGAAAAAATGCGAACAACAATTTACAGTTTCGGCTTAGCCATCCTTTTCATTTCGGTGTCCTGTACGCAGGACTCCGGTTCCGAACACCTTTGGGAAGACGCAGAAAAATCTATCCAATTCCAATACGATCCATTCTTTAAGAAAAACCCGAAATCGATTTCAGATCTGGTCCAAAAAAATGGTAATACTTGTTTTGTCTCGGGAGAAGATCCAAATTTTCAAATTCAGCTCTGCATTTCTAAAGAAGGAATTTCCGAATTTTTGCAAATTTTTTCTGCTTGGAAAGACAGTGCATTGGTCTCCGAGTTCGGTTCCGTTCTTTCGGACGGATCAGAATATAGGATCGGAACCTATCCATTTTCCGAAATCAAGAAGAAGGTAGAAGGTTCCAAATTTGCCCTGATTGGGGACAGACAACTTAAATCCTTGATCGCTCGAGAAGTCGTTTGGGATAGGGCTCGATTCAATCTCAAAAATCATTTTAAAACTTTCAGTATATTCTTTCTTTCTAATGGAACCTCCTTCTTGGTGGTTTCTCCATCGGAAGGATCTGAAATTTACTTAGGAATTTCTTTCAATGCAACCGACTTACAAAAAGAGATCCAAAATCTGATCCGAGCCAAAAACCAAATCGGATCGGAAAACTGTTTAACTTCTCTACCGATCATTACGGAAATTTTCGGAGAAACGAATTCGAGTATTGGCAGATGGATTGAGATCTATAATCCGAATACTTTTCCGATCTGTGAAGAAGGTTTGGAATTAAGTTTATTCGAAAACAAGGTTTCCCTTCCTATAACGACCGGTTTTATTTCACCTTATGAGACTAGGATCTATGCGGAGGATTCTGCTTCTTTAGAAAGGATATCTCTTAGCGGACTGAAATGGGGGGATCTGAAGAAGTCTGGAAAAATTTACCTTGCCCGAGTGGATCAATCCTTTGAGTTCCATCTTCCTGGAGCGGGATATTTATTCGGAGAAACATACTATTCTTGGAAGGGGACTTCTTTCTCTCACTGTGAAACAACTTCTAAATTCTGTATGGATCCGGGAGAGAATGGTACCTCTACCTCTGCGAGTGATTTTGCCTGCGATCCAAACGATTTCGAAATCGAAGAGCTCAACCCGAACGGATTATTGTATAAAGGAATTTTTCAGGATGATTGGAAGTATTTAGATCTGATCTATAAAGGAAGGAAAATTTGTGATCCTTCTTCTTTAAGAATGCGTTGGGGAAAAAATATTTTCCCGATCAAAAGTTCGAATCGAATTGCAGAAGGTGAGATTCTTAGCGTTGGGAACCTTCCTTTTCTTCTAGGAAATCCTTTATATTCTTTTTCCAATATTAAATCAGTCGCCGTTATCGATATTGTTTCTCTATCGAATTCTAACGGAAAAGAGAAGGTTCTCTGGGACGGGATCTTTAGGACTTCCAAAGGAATTCCGACGAAAATCATACTCGAAAAAACAAATGGGGAAACCGTAAGTATTTGTTTTCGGAATGGAAAGCCGTTTTTGCATCCATATACGGCAGCCGATCCAGATACGAATCTAACTTCTTATTCCGGTATAGAAATTTTTTCCGAAAACCCTAGGACTTCTATCGGGCGAACATTTTGTTCCAAAACAGAGATCCCAAACAAGGTATATTTTTCAGAAGTGTCGTGGATGGGTTCTTACCAAGGGATCGAACCTATCTCAAAAGATCGATTTATAGAGTTTGCATCCGTTACGGAAAATTCTCCCGATTCCGCGTATTTAGAGATCATCCAAGGCAACGGAAGTATAGTCTCTATCCTTCTACCGTTAGAAAAAGAAGGTTTGACCTTACTTTCCTCCGGGAAAGCGATTTGTTTTCCACAAACCGAGTTTTGGCAGGATACAAGTTTTAGTTTACCTTCTTCCGGATCAAATCTTCTCAGAGTGTTTGATCCGTATACCGGAGAATTTTGGGACGAGTTTTCTTATAGTTCTTCCGGTCCGGGGATCAACGATACAAGGAATAAAATTCGAAAATCTGCATATTCTAAATTAGTATCGGACGTTCGAGTTTGGTCGGTAAGTTCCTATGCGGGGCGCCCCGTCAGAGACCCGAATTGCGCTTTGACGGATGCTCATCCGGGAATTCTGGAATAAGAAGTTCGTTTATGAAAAAATTGGTCTTCTTATTTCTTTTTTTATACGCACAAATCGTATCTTCCCAAGAAGTTCGGGATCCCTCTTTGGAGCTTTATTTCCAATGGGTCTTATTTCGAACCCAAGGACGGATCTCTGAAGAAAAGGAAAATTCTCGTATCGCTGCTTTGGCGTCTCCAGCAGTCCTTGGTTTTAAATTCGAGAAGTATAACGAAAAATTCATTACAAATTTAGAATGGACAATGATAACCACTTCGACCTCGGGAGTGGTGTTTTTACCGGGAAAAAACTCTTATTTTGGGATCCTTTATAAGGGATTTTTATGGGGAGCGGGAAGAAAATCCGACTCGGAAGAATTTCCAGCATGGTCTTCTTGGAAAGACGGGGTGGAAGGTCTGTTTGCGGAGACCGAATCGGATCGGATCAAGATCAGGTTCGATGCTTTGGATCTATACAGAGGATTTCCTTTATTCGAAAATCAATGGTTGAAACTACAAGGAAGAGAGTCATTTCTTCCGAAACAAGCAAGAGATGATCTGATTTCCGAAAAAGATCCTGCGTTTTCTTCCCAGGCAAGGTATAGAGCCGGAATCAGCTTAACCGGAAACATCGAAGATCGTTTTGTATATCGATGTAGGGTGCGTTATCTTTCTTTGGGAGACTGGGGAAGGTTCGGTTCCGATACGAAAGAATCCAAGGCCGAAAGTATAGAAGGGGACAAAGACTATTTAGTTGAATGGAGGCTCGGATTTGGATTTCTCTGGAAGTTCCTTTATATTTCCGGGGATCTTTTCCTTTCCAGAGGATTGGACAAAACCGGTTATCATCCTTCTCGAACGGAACGATCCATCCCGATCAGTGGAGAAGCCCTTCGGATCGATTTAGGTTTTTATAATACTTACGGGAAAATTTCCATTTTTGGATTTGTACCGGATCGAGAAAAAAGATCCTCTCAGGGCGAAATTTTGGAAACGGGTTTTATAGGAATGGGGGCTTCTCCCGTTTCGAATCCGATCTTACAGCAGGTCTGGGGATTTTACCCTTCTGCTTGGATTACGGACCGAGGATTAGAAAGAGAAGAAACCGATTTTCCTGGCAAACGGCCTGCAAATCTATTCGGTTGGAAAGCGGAAGGTACGTTTTTCGGAATTTCTCCAGGGATCCATTTTACTTATATCGGATTTTTAAAAGAGGAGAATTCTTCCTCCGGTCTTTGGTCAATTTCCGGAAACATGAAAAACAAATTTATAAGAGAAGCGGGTGTAAGTATCGCATGGTCACCTTTGGAAGATGGATCCGCCAAGATCGAATTGGATCTAGGAGGATTTGAGTCGGACCAAACAACCGGACTGAAACAATGGTATATGCTCTTTCGAATCGGAGGAGTTTGGAAATGAAGAAGTTCCTTTTACTCTTATTTACGGTCCTTTATTTCGTTCGTTGCGAAAGAACGGATGAAGAGGTTTCTATTTTCTGGGAAGAGGAATTCTATCCTAAGGTCTTCTTTTCCTATCCCGGCAGATTTGTTCCGGTCGGCAAAAAGAGAAATGTAAAAGAAGAGATCTTACGTATTATCCGAGAAGCGAAAGATTCAATCTACATGCATATCTATTCTTTCGATGAACCCGAGATAGAATCGGAACTCGTCCAAGCAAACCACAGAGGGGTCCGTCTGGAGCTCATGGGAGAATGGGGAAAAGTATATCCGGATTCAATTCTTCCTTTTTTGAAATATTGGAAAGGAACCGGATTGCAGCATACTAAGGTTTTAATTGCAGATCAGTCCTTAGTGTTTATCGGAACAGGTAATTTTACCTATTATGGTTTGGAACAGGATCATAACGCATATTTGGAATTCAAATTGGATTCCAGAGACTGGGAGAAATTTTATTCTTTTCTCAAAGAAGAATATCCATTTCCTGTTTTGAGAATTGCCGGATTAGAATTTTGGAATTCTCCTTTAGAAGGAGACCTCATCCAGAATCGACTTTTGGATTCCGTTTTGTCTTCTCGGCATTCTATCCGGTATCTGATTTTCGATCATTATGATCCGATTTTAAGTTCGGGACTTACTCGAATAAATCATGGATCTATTAGCGGAATCTATAATCGTCCAGTGGATCCGGAAGGAAATATTCTATCGAGCCTTCCTGAGATCGAAATATTGGAAGATGGGAATGAAGATATTTTAGACGATCCTACAATCGGTAAAGGAGGACTCCTACATCATAAAACTATGATCATTGATAATCTGGAAGTTTTGACAGGATCTTATAATTATTCTTTAAATGCCAGGGATTCCAATCGGGAGATATTACTCCGAATAAAAGATGCGCGTATTGCAAACGAATTTATAAAAGAATGGGAGAATATACGGAGTAAATCCAAACGAATCGAAGCCTCGGCAGTCGATTTGTTATCGAACACTTTTACTTTTGATCCGGAGAATGATCAGATTTGTAGATTGGAAAGACGACAGGAGGATACTTTCTTAGAGATCGGGTTTGCCTGGTTTCGGTGGAATCATTTCTACAAATGGAAAGAAGAAGTTTGTAAACCTATGGGAGATTATGAATCCATTAGTTCCCGTTATTTTGGAGGCAAAAACGAGTTTCCTGGCTCGCAGGCAGAAGACCTTGGAATTCGGCATTTTTCCCGAAAGGGAAAGATCGGATTTTCTATCCAAAGATCGGATTTGATGTCCGAGTTCCGTACTGCTATCTTAAAACCTTCTCATTTTTTAAGACCATTCCAATTTTTAGCGGCGGAAGGAGCCTGGGTTTTTCCGGAAAACTCGGAACTAACGGACCTTCTTCATTTTGAAAATTCTCCGAAACAAGTTTGGCTCTTAGAAAGGGGAAAACTCCCTAAGAAATTGGGGATCTCGGTAGAAGATCGTGTTTTTTATCTTTCGGAAAGTATAAGTTCAAATTCGGGTGTGGTTCTAGTCGAATATGAGAACTTTGGTTTGTATTTTTGTTATAAATCTATTAATTATTCTTTGAACTGGCCGGAGCAGATCTTATTTGCAGCTTATAATTTCCATGAGGGTTCCGTCCTTCTGGAAAAATACTCTAAATCCAATTTGGAATATTTTGCCGAACCCGGGCTTTCGAACCAAAGAAAGGAAAATTTATGCGTTATCTCTCTTTGATAAAAGGATCTCTCCCTTGACGAAAAGTCCAAGTAAGATCCAGAACAGGATGACTACTTCGTCATCCTGGAAATAACATTGGAATAATCCCGAGACAAAAAATCCGATCAGTCCATAAAAGAATATTATAACCTGAAAGTCTTGCCTGGATTGAAATAGATACCCGAGTAGAATGGCACCCAATCCCAGGTAGATCAATACAGCCGGGAGCCCAAATACGGATGCTAAATGAAAATAATCGTTATGGGCATGTCCTCTTTGGGTGACTTCGTAAAAGTAAGCGAGTTCCGGATATTTTTCGGAATGAGCAATTCGTACTTTTTCGATCTCCTTATTATAATTTCCAGGACCGACCCCGATGATCGGGTGTTCTTGGATCAACGGAAAACTTGAATCCCAGATAAAAGTCCTACCAGAGTCCGTATGTTTTTCTTTTCCGAAGAGTGGGCCTATTATCTTTTTACCGGCTGGACTGAATGCCAACACGAGCACGATCAAAAACAAAAGTCCTAAAAAAAACGAGGCACCTTTGATTAAAAAGGATTTCGAAAATTCTTTTCGGATAAAGAATAAATGAATTCCTGCAAAGAAGATAGTCACTCCGGCTCCGATCATACTGGACCTGGCCTGGTTCAATAAGAATACGAGGCAGTATAAAAAGAGTAACAGTCCCGCGATGAGTATCTTCTTTTTATCTCCTTGGATAAGTGTTCGTAAAAAACCGAATACCGCAAACGCGGAGAAAAATTGGAGCAAACCTCCGAAGGTCAAATGTGTGTTCATCAAACCTATGGAAATATACAGAGGGATAGAAGAAATAGACCCTAACGGATGAGTGAATCTATAACTTGTGGAAGTTTTGTATAGATCTGTGATGAGCCTGGAAAGTCGGACTGGGGTAAAACCTCCCACCACTCCAGTGAAAACCAGGAGTAAAAATAGCCAAAAGAGTGCACGATATACTTTGGGTAGATCCTCTTTTGTAGTAAATCCTACGGAGAGTAATCCGAAAAATAAAAAGAAGTCTTTAAGTTCTCCGTTCCAAGCAGACTTTGTGTATTCCGGTCCGGAATTACCAAAAACAAGGTGGATCAGAAATACGATCCCATACCAAAAAAAAAGGGAAATGGAAATTTTGGAAACAGGATGATTCGGTAGGATCTCCTTCCAATTCCCAACTTTGAGTTGATCCGCTAGTCCGAAAAAAAAGGAAAGAACTAAAAACCCCTGGCTGAGGCTGACTGAAATTCCGATCGAAGGAAGGGTAGCGAGTAAACAGAATAGATGTGCCTTTTTCAAAAACTCTTTCATCCGGTTTCTGGAAAGAATCTCACCGATCTATTCTTTGTAAATTCGATTATTTTTCACATAGATTTCTGGAATGGAGTAGCAAAATCCATATTATAAACGAGATTGGTTCCGCATTAGGAACCTAGATGAAGATTCTTTATTTTTCGGACACCTTTTTACCCAAAATTGACGGGGTCGCTATTTCGATGAAAAATTTTGCGGAAGCCCTCGCCGAAAGGGGACATGAATTTTTGATTTGTTGTCCACGTTATGGAGAAGGTGATTTCGACAGGATGGGGGATCGTATCCGATTGGAAAGATTCAGAAGCGGATATCTACCGAGTTACCCTGATATCAAGGTAGTTTTACCATCTCCTTCCAAAATTAAAAGGGCAATCAAGGAATTCCAACCGGATCTGGTGCATATTCACACTCCCGGGCTTATGGGAGTTTATGGGATCAATGCTACCGAAAAATACGGGATCCCAAGCATAGGGACTTATCATACATTGATGTCCGAACAGGATATGTATCTTTCTTTTTATCGCCTTCTCAAGCTGGACAAACTTTTCATGAGGATCGGAAAGTTAAATAAGAAGATCAAAATAAAGGACTTGGTGAAGTTCGAAAAATTCGACAAGTTCAACATACGCAAAAAAATCATTTTGAAAATTACGAATAATTTATACGATCGTTGCGATTTGATCATTTCTCCTTCTCATCTGATCAAAAAACAATTAGAGGAGTTCGGATTAAAGAAGCCAGTCGCTGTAATTTCAAACGGTCTGGACCTTTCTCAATTTAAGGGAAGTCCTAAAACTCTTACGGAAAGTCCTAAACTTCTACACGTCGGTAGGATTTCCTACGAGAAAAATTGCGATGTGATCATTAATTCTTTCAAATTGATCTTAGAAAAGATCCCGACCGCAACTCTTACGATCATCGGGGATGGGCCCGCTTTACCTTCTCTAAAGGTCCAGGCCCAAAAGCTTGGGATCGACCATGCGATTACTTTTACCGGATTTATAGATAGGGCCGAACTTCCTAAACATTATCCGAAATACGATTTGTTCTTAACGGCTTCTACTATGGAAACCCAAGGACTTGTGATCCTAGAATCCGTGGCCTGCGGTCTTCCGGCGGTTGGTGTGGATTCATTTGCGATCCCGGAATTAGTCCATGATGGAGTAAACGGATTTATCGCAAAACCGTTCGACGTAAAGGATATCGCCGAGAAAACCATTCGTATTTTGCACGATCCCGAGATGTATGCTTCTTTCTCTAAGGAATCCCTTAAAATTTCCCAAAGTCATGAAATGAAGGCTTGCGTGGATAGAATGGAAGAAGTTTATAAATCGGTCGCAGAACAAAAAAATAAGAAGAAAAAGAGATCTTTACTGAATACGATCTTCTCTTTGGATCCTTTCGGGATCATGGGCTGATTCAGAAAAGTGTATTGATATTCTTAATGACGTTGATCCGTTTGATTACGTCTTCCGGAGTAATTCTTTCCATACAGGCAAAATCTTTTCGGTAACATGTCGTATTTCCGTAAATACTACATGGCCTGCAAGGTAGATCTTCTATCTGCAGCACCCCGGTATCTTCCTGACCGAAAGGTGCAAATCCGGAAAGCGGGTGAGTGGTCCCGAATAATGCGATCACGGGGCGTTTGAGAAGCGCTGCGATATGTATATTGGAAGAATCCATTCCGATGATCACATCCATTCTTTCCATAATGCCCAATTCGCCTCGTATTCCCAGTTTACCTCCGGAAACGATCGTCATGGACTGGTCTCCGTTTCTCCATTCTTCCATTTGAACGGCTTCTTGGGAGGAACCGAATAAGAAAATCCGAATATTAGGAAATTCTTCTTTTAGCAGTTTGAGTAGTTCTAGGCTTTTTTCCAACGGCCATTCTTTCAATTTATGGCCTGCAAAAGGTGCGTATCCCACCCAAAGACCTTCTTTTTTGTCTATCTTTCTCGCAAGGAGGAAGTCCTTGGCGTAAATTTTGGATTCAGGGTCCACATTGATCCAAGGACCTTTTCGCACGACCGCAGGAAATCCCGCTTTTTCAAAAACTTTTAGGTATCTGTCCACCGTATGGGGAAGTTTACGCAAAACCTTACGGGTCCTGCGAATTTGGCGCATTTTCTCCCTTCTCCCCTTAATGATCCTAAAAACGGAAACTCCTCTGACCCAAAAGAAAAAACTGATAAAACGGGATCTAACGCTAGAATGTAAGTCCACGATCTTTTCGTACGGACCTAACTTATTCAATTCTTTGAATAAACGATATAAGCCCGAAAGACCTTTGTATTTTTTAAGATTGATCCCGATCACATGAACGTTCGGGATATTATAGAAGAAGGGAGCGTAATTCCCTCTGGTTACTACGGTAAGTTGTATATTCGTATACTTGGCGGCCACGGCGATCAATGCCGGAGCCATCAAGGCGACATCTCCCATCGCTGAGAATCTTAGCACCAAAAGATTCATGCTTGTTTTGTATATAAGGATGGGTTCAGATTTTTGTCGTTATACATTTTCATCTGTCTATACACCTTATAGAATTTATCTCCTTTGGCAAGATCGTCCAACAATTCATCCAAACATTTGGAAAGATCGGCCCTCTGTTCCAGCAAAACATTCAATTTGTTTTGGCAGGTTTGGATATGTTCGGGGCTTACATCCTTTCTTTCCGTTTGTTCTTTCATGTGATAAATTTTAAGTTCCAGGATACTCATCCTATCGATCAACCAAGCCGGGGTTTCCGAGTTCATTCTGGCGTTCGGCTTTTTCTCCACGGACTTGAACATAGCGGAGATCTGATCGTCAATCTGCTCAACTAGGTCGGTTCTTTCCTGGTTCAGAGCGTCGATTCTTCTTTTGAACTGTACGAGGTCTTTATCAGGAAGATCCGGTCTTCTGATCTCGTCCTCCACATGCCATTGAATGGTATCTATCTGGTTTTTTTGGTAAAAAAGGAATTCTAGGGAGGATGGAGGGAAAGGATTAGCAGAATGAGATTCCTCTTTATGCCAATCCGAGACGGAATTTTTGAATATCTCAACCACTTTGGCCGATTCTAACTTCATCGGAGCTAGAATTTACGCGATAGACCAAAAATCAAGAGGATTTCCTACTGGAAGTCCGTCGGCTAATACCAGAGTTCGATCTAGTTCCGCTTTACAAAATAAATTTCCCAGGTTAGGATTTTGCCCGCATGAAAAAAATAGTTCCTCCGGAAGCGTTGCAATTTTTAGCGTCTATCCCCTTGTTCAAGGGTCTCCCGAGAAAATTACTAGTCTTACTTTATGGTCACATAGAAGAACGAAATATCCATAATCACACTGTCCTTTATTATAAGGGAGAGATCTCCAAGGAACTCTACCTAATCCGACATGGCGAGGTGATGATTACCTTAGGCGAGGCAGGCAAAACGGTTCGATATCTGGGAGAAGGCGACGTATTCGCAGAGAATAGTGTTCTTACAAGGACGGCTCATACAGGTTCGGCAACCGCGATACTGGATACATTATTGTATGTTTTGGATGGTGAATATTTTCTAAAATTAGCCGCTAAAGAAAGAATACTTTCCCAAAACTTAATGAGGCTGATGGGAATGAGAATGAGAGAGGTGATGGAAGATTCTTCCAGCCCCGTCCATACTTCCAGAAGACTTGTATGCCATATCCCTATAGAAGAAGTAGAAGATTTTAAGATCCATTTGGAATCCATAGTCGATAACGGGAGAAAATCCCACGAAGGTCATGTTTCTCTTTTGAGAATGGATACGTTTAAAGGAAAATCGGTTTCCGACATGATCCGAACAATCGCAGGACTTAGAAAAAAGTCTTCCATACTACATCTTTATTTTAAGAACCCGGTGATCCAACCGGAGCTAGATAAGTTAGTACAACAATGCGATCAGATCGTCTTCTGGGAAGAAAAACCGGAAAGAAATCTAAAGCAGAAAAACGAAATCCTCGGTTATTGGGAACCACGCATCCGAAACTTTTCCGGAAGGACTTCTCGTATCATTGTTTCCGAAAACGGATTAAGAAAACATGAAGAATCCGCGAATCAAAAAATATTTTATAAGGGGGAAACATTCGCCAGATATTTGGTGTCTAGGACCCGCGGGCTTGCATTGGGCGGAGGAGGTGCGAGAGCCCTTGCTCATGTAGGTCTTTTGAAAGTTTTGGAGAGAGAGGGGATCCGTTTCGATTTTGTGAGCGGTTCTTCTTTCGGTGCTGTGATCGGAGCGCTTTATGCGAGGGGAGAAAGCACCGACTCCATCTTCAAAATGATCGGGAAGTTTTTCGGCGGAATAGAAAAACCTTTCGATCCTACTATACCGCTTATCTCATTCTTTAAAGGAAAAAGAATGCTTCGAATGTTAAAGGATGCATTCGGAACCCAATTGATAGAAGATCTAAAGATCCCGTTTGCGACCTCCGCAGTGGATCTTCATAGCGGACAAGAATATGTTATGGACCAAGGACCCATCTGGGAAGCGCTTGCGGCTGCAATGAGTTTGCCCGGGATGTTTCCTCCTGTATTCAAAGGAGATCATCTTTTGATAGACGGAGGCGTGATTAATAATGTTCCCGAAAACCTGATCCGAAAAAAAGGAGCCGATGTCATCCTATCCGTGAATGTTTCCCCACTTAGAGACGAGGGCATTGTTCGACTTTTGGAGGATAGAAAGGTAACCGGAAAATCCTTCTTCAAAAATCTTTGGGAAGATATTACGTATCCTCCGATCCTGAAGATCATGGCCAGAGCCATCACACTAGAAGGAAGAGAGATCACTAAATTGAGAAAGGAAAAGATGGATCTTTTTATCAATTTACATATAGAAGAATTCGCTTTTACAGATTTCGGAAAATACAAGGAAATTATAAAGAAGGGGGAATTGGAAACGGAAGCAGCAATCGGGGATATTCGTAAACTATTCTTCCCTTCAGAAAAATAGTCAGAGATAGCTAAGTATCTTTTCCTGGAGCTTATCGGAATGTTTTCTCCAGGAAAGTTTCCATTCTTCGCTTCCTTTTGGGCCAACTTTATTCGTAAGTGCAAATACGGTCCCGAAAGGAATATTAAAAAGATTGCAAACTTTTGCCAGACCGAAAGCTTCCATATTCTCGAAACCTAAACCTTCTACCTTGATCCTCTCCATAGCGCGAGGACTCAAATCTTCCAAAGTAACGGAACCGGTTCCGTTGGTAGCGGATTCTACAAAATCGTTACCATCGAACGGGAATTTTAGGTCGGGGAACTCGTATTTAAAAGTCATACTTTCAGGAAGTCTGATCTTTTTATCAAGGAAGGCGATCTGATAGTTTGCGAATACTTTTGAAATTCCGAATTTACCTTCCCAATCTTTTCGTGGGATCCAGGTATAAACTCCTGCGGATCCTATCCCGAAAATCGCTTTAGGTTTCCAGTTAGAAGGATCCGAGAGATATTTCTGGAGATTAATGGCGGCTTCCAATTCTCCAATGCCTGCCTCGAAGGTGTGGATCCGAGGATCCGATTTTAATTTGTCTATTTCTCCTGCGAAAGCCGCGCAGAAAAGGATGTCCTGGATTTTAAGGTCGCTCATCTGGTTAAAGAAAGATCGTTTTTATCAGATCTGCATAGAGTTCTGCAACCTTATTTCTTTTCACTTTCATGGTTTCGGTCAGTTCTTTTCCTTTTTCGAACTCCTTGTCTAAAAGGCGAAACTCGACTATTTTTTCGAAATTTTTAAATCCGTTCTTTTCGGAGATCGTCTTTTTGATCAGTTCCTTGTAAAACTTAATCACCCTCTGGTCTTTCACGAGTGTCGAATTATCATTCGGCAGAAGGATTCCTTGGTCGGAAAAATGATCCCTGAGTTTAGAAAAATCAGGCACAAGTAAAACCGCCAAAAACTTTTGGTCTTGGCCAAGAACAACTGCAGTCAGGGCCCAACCGGTTTCTAAAATTTTTCCTTCGATAGGTTCCGGTTCCACATTCTCTCCTGACGAAAGAACGATTGTGTCTTTTGCTCTCCCAGCAAATTTTAATTCGCCGGTTTTGGTCCAAACAAATAAGTCACCCGAGTTAAACCATCCATCCGAAAAATTGGATTGGGTCAGTTCCATATTTTTGTAGTAGCCTGCGGTCACATGAGGACCCTTATGCCAAGCGATCCCTTTGTCTCCCGGTGTGGAAACCACTACGTTTTGTTCATTGACTAATTTGATATGTGCACCTGGAAATACGGGTCCAATCGAGCCGGTTTTTGGGATTGGGAAACTTCCTAAGGCTCCCATACCGGTAGTCTCAGTCATCCCATAAGTTTCTATAATCGGAATTCCCATGGAGCGAAAGAAAAATTGGATCTTAGGAGGCATTGCTCCGGCTCCGCAGAATGCGTATCTCAATTGTCCGCCGAATAGGGCTCGGACCGGTGCGAGAACTTTTTGAGCTACAAGATTCAGGGAATAAAAGATAGGAAGAAGGAGGGTAGCAACCAATGTGTCGGTTAACTTCTCTTCTTTATTCTCCTCTTCCGTTTCCGAATAATTACCGGTGATAGTATCCAAAAGAGAA is from Leptospira sp. WS58.C1 and encodes:
- a CDS encoding LIC11755 family lipoprotein: MRTTIYSFGLAILFISVSCTQDSGSEHLWEDAEKSIQFQYDPFFKKNPKSISDLVQKNGNTCFVSGEDPNFQIQLCISKEGISEFLQIFSAWKDSALVSEFGSVLSDGSEYRIGTYPFSEIKKKVEGSKFALIGDRQLKSLIAREVVWDRARFNLKNHFKTFSIFFLSNGTSFLVVSPSEGSEIYLGISFNATDLQKEIQNLIRAKNQIGSENCLTSLPIITEIFGETNSSIGRWIEIYNPNTFPICEEGLELSLFENKVSLPITTGFISPYETRIYAEDSASLERISLSGLKWGDLKKSGKIYLARVDQSFEFHLPGAGYLFGETYYSWKGTSFSHCETTSKFCMDPGENGTSTSASDFACDPNDFEIEELNPNGLLYKGIFQDDWKYLDLIYKGRKICDPSSLRMRWGKNIFPIKSSNRIAEGEILSVGNLPFLLGNPLYSFSNIKSVAVIDIVSLSNSNGKEKVLWDGIFRTSKGIPTKIILEKTNGETVSICFRNGKPFLHPYTAADPDTNLTSYSGIEIFSENPRTSIGRTFCSKTEIPNKVYFSEVSWMGSYQGIEPISKDRFIEFASVTENSPDSAYLEIIQGNGSIVSILLPLEKEGLTLLSSGKAICFPQTEFWQDTSFSLPSSGSNLLRVFDPYTGEFWDEFSYSSSGPGINDTRNKIRKSAYSKLVSDVRVWSVSSYAGRPVRDPNCALTDAHPGILE
- a CDS encoding LA_2168 family protein, which translates into the protein MKKLVFLFLFLYAQIVSSQEVRDPSLELYFQWVLFRTQGRISEEKENSRIAALASPAVLGFKFEKYNEKFITNLEWTMITTSTSGVVFLPGKNSYFGILYKGFLWGAGRKSDSEEFPAWSSWKDGVEGLFAETESDRIKIRFDALDLYRGFPLFENQWLKLQGRESFLPKQARDDLISEKDPAFSSQARYRAGISLTGNIEDRFVYRCRVRYLSLGDWGRFGSDTKESKAESIEGDKDYLVEWRLGFGFLWKFLYISGDLFLSRGLDKTGYHPSRTERSIPISGEALRIDLGFYNTYGKISIFGFVPDREKRSSQGEILETGFIGMGASPVSNPILQQVWGFYPSAWITDRGLEREETDFPGKRPANLFGWKAEGTFFGISPGIHFTYIGFLKEENSSSGLWSISGNMKNKFIREAGVSIAWSPLEDGSAKIELDLGGFESDQTTGLKQWYMLFRIGGVWK
- a CDS encoding phospholipase D-like domain-containing protein — protein: MKKFLLLLFTVLYFVRCERTDEEVSIFWEEEFYPKVFFSYPGRFVPVGKKRNVKEEILRIIREAKDSIYMHIYSFDEPEIESELVQANHRGVRLELMGEWGKVYPDSILPFLKYWKGTGLQHTKVLIADQSLVFIGTGNFTYYGLEQDHNAYLEFKLDSRDWEKFYSFLKEEYPFPVLRIAGLEFWNSPLEGDLIQNRLLDSVLSSRHSIRYLIFDHYDPILSSGLTRINHGSISGIYNRPVDPEGNILSSLPEIEILEDGNEDILDDPTIGKGGLLHHKTMIIDNLEVLTGSYNYSLNARDSNREILLRIKDARIANEFIKEWENIRSKSKRIEASAVDLLSNTFTFDPENDQICRLERRQEDTFLEIGFAWFRWNHFYKWKEEVCKPMGDYESISSRYFGGKNEFPGSQAEDLGIRHFSRKGKIGFSIQRSDLMSEFRTAILKPSHFLRPFQFLAAEGAWVFPENSELTDLLHFENSPKQVWLLERGKLPKKLGISVEDRVFYLSESISSNSGVVLVEYENFGLYFCYKSINYSLNWPEQILFAAYNFHEGSVLLEKYSKSNLEYFAEPGLSNQRKENLCVISL
- a CDS encoding O-antigen ligase family protein, which produces MKEFLKKAHLFCLLATLPSIGISVSLSQGFLVLSFFFGLADQLKVGNWKEILPNHPVSKISISLFFWYGIVFLIHLVFGNSGPEYTKSAWNGELKDFFLFFGLLSVGFTTKEDLPKVYRALFWLFLLLVFTGVVGGFTPVRLSRLITDLYKTSTSYRFTHPLGSISSIPLYISIGLMNTHLTFGGLLQFFSAFAVFGFLRTLIQGDKKKILIAGLLLFLYCLVFLLNQARSSMIGAGVTIFFAGIHLFFIRKEFSKSFLIKGASFFLGLLFLIVLVLAFSPAGKKIIGPLFGKEKHTDSGRTFIWDSSFPLIQEHPIIGVGPGNYNKEIEKVRIAHSEKYPELAYFYEVTQRGHAHNDYFHLASVFGLPAVLIYLGLGAILLGYLFQSRQDFQVIIFFYGLIGFFVSGLFQCYFQDDEVVILFWILLGLFVKGEILLSKRDNA
- a CDS encoding glycosyltransferase; this encodes MKILYFSDTFLPKIDGVAISMKNFAEALAERGHEFLICCPRYGEGDFDRMGDRIRLERFRSGYLPSYPDIKVVLPSPSKIKRAIKEFQPDLVHIHTPGLMGVYGINATEKYGIPSIGTYHTLMSEQDMYLSFYRLLKLDKLFMRIGKLNKKIKIKDLVKFEKFDKFNIRKKIILKITNNLYDRCDLIISPSHLIKKQLEEFGLKKPVAVISNGLDLSQFKGSPKTLTESPKLLHVGRISYEKNCDVIINSFKLILEKIPTATLTIIGDGPALPSLKVQAQKLGIDHAITFTGFIDRAELPKHYPKYDLFLTASTMETQGLVILESVACGLPAVGVDSFAIPELVHDGVNGFIAKPFDVKDIAEKTIRILHDPEMYASFSKESLKISQSHEMKACVDRMEEVYKSVAEQKNKKKKRSLLNTIFSLDPFGIMG